tgcatGTTGTGGTGTTTCTCCCCTTTGCTGTCCAGAGTTTAGCTGCACAAACAGAAGCCACAAACAGAAGCTGTGGTTGTTTTAACCTTGTGCAAAAAGGTAGTTAGTTCCATGAACCCTGGAACTTGGCCATGTGTCGAGGGCAGCTGAACTTTGACATGTGGCTGTTCAAGTGAGAGGAGGACAGAAGGAGGTGAGAGCGCCTCCTCTCCAGTGAGATTTTGTTGCTGTGTCTGCCAAGCCATTGATACCTTGattgtctctgcttttcttcTGAAATGTAGAAACTGCCTTTTGACAAAGAAAGCcagtcctccctccttccctctcccctgacCCCTGTTTTCCTGGTGGACATACAGCAATTGCTGGGGCCAGGGAAGTCGCGAGTTTTCCGATGGGTAGTGGCTTTGTAAATCGCACTTTAACCCATCTAaatgttctctctctcctccgCTGTGGGATTGCCACTTAATTCCTACATGTGTACGCGTGTGCAGACACGTTTGATGAAGCAGAGGAAAGACAAGAGGGTCCCATGACCACCGCTTACAGCACTGCCGTCCTTTGTGCTGCAGCCAGAGTGGAACGCCCAGCCCCGGCTTGCAGGCGCCGAGGGGGTCTCCGTGTTGCCTGGGAGTGGCCGTCCAgtctgcccacccctcccctgtGCTGCTGGAGGCACAAGCCAGGCTTTCCAAAGGCTCACTGATAACCGCTTTTTGCAAATGTTGAGGGGTGTTTTTGCTTCTAAGTTGGGACTTTTTGTTTTCCCCTTCCCACCCTAATTTGACACCAGGATTCTTTCTTCCTGCATCAGGTCCTGAGCTGTTGTTACACCAGCCGCCTCATTTCCCTTGCATCACACATGATGTCTTGGGGAGCAGGTGGCAGAAGCCCAGGGCCAGTGCATTCGGCGGGTGTGTGGCCCACCCGGTGCAGGGTGCGGGGTGTCAGCATCAGCAGTTTGGGGAAATGCAGTCAGCAGGTTTGCTGGGAAGTTTGGTGAGctgcagaaacaaagcaaaacaagccTCAGCACAATGTTGTCTATAGTCTCTTCCATAGCTTTACACGGGAAGGAAGGAATGGGCTACGGCAGGCaggtgggaagagggggaggcaggTACAGCTTTTGGGTTAGGCCTTAACCCCCGGCCCCCTCTCCAAAAGAAGGGCCTGTCCACACCCAGGAGAGAATGGCCCTAAAAACCTTATTTTTATACAAGTGactaaataaacatattttttttacaaaaataacttCTGAATTTATCAGTGTTTTGATGTTAAAGGAAAATACTCCTCTATGGTAAATTATTTATTGgaagatgactttttaaaagctGCTGTTTGCCCTGGCTTTGTTTCAtacactgatttatttttctatgccAGGCAGTAGAACCTCTCTGCCTCTGAGGAGCAGGCCGACCCCTCCGTGGATACCAGCACTGACGTAGGATGCTGCTAGGCCCCTCACTTCCCCCTCAAGATTTGATTAAaatccaccccaccccccagaatGGGAGTGTTGGGGAATGGGGAAAATGAAGTGTGACTGCTCCTTGAGTCCAGGAACCCCCTGTGCCCGCCACCCAGGCACCCTGAGTGACCTGGCAACCTTCCCTGGGGATCAGGATCAACACCCTTTAAGATTAGCAGTGGGCCTGTCCCCGGGCATGCTGAGGACAGAGCTCTCCTTGCTTCTTAATTggcgctggggctgggggacCGAGTGCCCAGGGGTGTGGCCACCCTGAATGTGGGGTTCAGGTGTGTCCAGTGGCCGAGCTGTCCTCAGTTTTCCTGAGGCTGTGCCGGTAGATAGGAGAGATTTTTGACTGAAAGTTGTGCTCGCTATCTGCATTGTGTCTTCTCTTCTCCCTGTTCCTGCAAACCACGAGCAGGGCGACGGCAAGTCTTGACCACGTCAGCCTCTCCCTCGCTCCCGGGCACACACAAGTCGTCAGATGTTTCAGTGTGTGGAATGTGCAGGGTTTTGTAGGAGGTAGTAGGGAGACTCACAGTGACTATAACTTAAAATGTACGcatactttttataatttttctttttaaaactttgtgaAATTATCTCAGATACGTATTTTAGTGTTGAGACAGATTAGTATATAGCCACTGAAAAAGTATTGTGTACAATTGGGGGCAGTCACAAAATTGTGTATTTTATGTTAGAATAAAGACTCCCTCTGAAGGGACAACATTGAgtcctgtctttatttttttcccatcaggTGAGGAGAGAGGGTGTCTTCAATAGAGAAAAATTTGGAATTGTCAGCGTGACTGTAAAGGGGAACTAGCTGGGAGTTGGCTGCCTCAGAAAGCACGTCAGCAGCGGCGGAGGCCACGGGGGGGGGGGCATTTCCTCCCTTCCTGTTCAGGAGAGGTTTTGAACATTAGAATGATAGCCTTTGTATCTCCGAGTCTCCTGACTCCATACTCTTCCTGTTAGAAAGCTCATCCTTAAAATTCAGGCCATTTAgagtccctgccctgagccaggcGCAGTGTGTGGCATGAGAAAtcattcctgccctcaagagaatTGCAGTCTGGGAAAGACAGTTAACACAATCAATCATGATAGGATATTGGCTCCTGCTGCCTCAAACATAGCCTAAGACTATTATCAAATACAAaagagcacagaggaagggcaTGAACAGCCTGAGCTGACATCTAAAGAACAAATAGAGGTTAAGAAAGGCAAAGGCATTCAGCCAGAGGCAGTAGCACAGGTAGAGGCCTGGAGAAGTAGGAAACAGTAGGGGTGGAGCGAGGGTGATTTGTGGgcatcagaatctcctggaggTCTTGTTAAAGCACAGATTGCTAGGGCCCctccccagagtttctgagtcAGTAGATCTGGGGCGaagcccaagaatttgcatttctaacaagttcccaagtgTTAGCACCAGGACCGAACTTTGAGAAGGGCTGTGGTAGGTGATGAGGCCTGGTGTGCCAGGCTGAGTCTGACTTCACCTGCACACCTTTTAAACAAGGGAATGATCAGATGTTCACGTTAAGAAATACTACAGTGATCACGTGTATGATGGATTGAAAGGATGCAAAGCAAGAAGTCAGGGAGCAGCTGGGAGGCTATTTCAACAGTCTGGTCGGAGGAGATGAGGGTCTAGACCAGGGGACCCAGCAGTGGCCCTGAGGCTCAATATGTAGACTAGGGGCCGATGTTGAGGGGCAGGGTTGGAGTCCTGAGCAAGCCCGGGTTTCTGGCTTCCTAAATGCTTAACAGAGACGCTCCTCAgtaagagggggagggggagggtgtatgGGACGAGGAGCAGGTTGGGAGGGGTTATGAGTATGAATCTGGATCAGTGAAGTTGGGCTGTCAAAGTAGACATGTACTTGTGAGGCCTGAGAGCGCGATCCGGCCTGAGAGGTACCGATGGGAGCCTGGGCAGAAGCAGGCGTGGGGCTCGTTCTTATCTAGGGGGTATTGTAACTGGATGTGAATGAGCGTTTGGAGAAATAAGAGAAAGGGAATTGAGGACAGGACCGACAGAAATACTGTGCTTCATTTTAAGGGTCAGGTAGGGAGGAGCATGAGCTTATAAAGGATATTACAGGGAGGGTGGAAGAGGTAGGAGAAAACCCGGAAGAGTGTAGCCTCACGAGAGCCCAGGCAAGGGGGGCGTGTCAGAGACAACCGAGAGTCGGAAGTCCCCGCTGAGATGGCATTCAGGGGGCTGTTGATGACTTTGGTGAGAACAATCTGGAAAGGCAGGGGCACCAGTTGGTTGTAGGGCACTGAAAAGTGGGCGACAAGACTTCCACTCCTGGTGTCACAGCATGGGCAGCTGAAGACCCACTCCCCAGTGAAACtggtgacaattttttttaaaccaaccaCTGAAAGTCTCCTAAGAGCATAtagcaaatgaagaaacatttattcaagaaaatctaaAACTTAGTAAGTGTGGTATTTGAACTAAGACCCActccctccttcctgtctcttaGCTCAAAAGGACTCCACTCGGAGACCAGTGCAGCCAAGAACACAGAGCTCCCTCTCCCCTCCGGCTCTCAATCAGAGGGTTTTCTTCTGAGGAAAGGCAGGATGTCAGCATTGCTCATTCTGCCCCCAGCTCCCAAGCACTCAGCGTTTTAAGTGGGCATATCACTCAAGTGTGCTGCCATCCTACCCCCAACACGGGAGCTGAGTCTTAGCGATTTTGCCCCAGAGGGGACAGACAGGCTGTAAAACAGAGGCAACTGACTTCATTTGCAAGAGAAGTTCAAGCTTAAATATGCTCTTTAAATCTGGAGATTGTGGTAAAAGGCAATTGGCACAGGACCGATAGCTTCATTGGAGATTTAGGCAAAACGGGGCAGGCTAGTTTGCTAGAAATGGGGAACAATATAGCTGGAAGGAACTCTTTCGGGGTCCAAACAAATCTCAAATACTGAGCTGTGAAACTGTGCCTTCAAAGAAGTCTGAATTTGATTAGATCCATTTGTGGAGCAATTTATTCCTCAgggcattgttgaaaaaaatatatatatagctatcAGCTGACAATTAGTGTAGTTTCACAGCTGAGTGTGGTCAGGGAAAGAGACCAACACGTGAAAATCACTGTCATGCTAGGGTGACTATGGGCATAAGTCAAGTCTGCACCCCCTCTAAGGAGCAATATCAGAGGCTTTACACTGTATGTGGGGGTGAGTAGTGGGGAGCAGATAGATTCACTAAAATAATCCAGCCACTCCCTAAACAAGTAAACTGGTTTACTTGGACAAGTAACAAGGAACTGCTAAACTGGTTTTCAAGGTTGCTGTGCCATCTTACATAAAGGTTCCGGTTTCTCTATATTCTTGCCAACACGTTATTTTCTGACCTTTTGACTATAGCCATCCAGGTGGAGTGTGATGTGACTTGAgtcagttttaatttgtatttttccctgatgactaatgatgtggaacatctttgTCAAAAGCCCTGGAAAACAcacaaatatatggaaattaGACAATACACTCCTACATAAtcaattgaaaaagaagaataaagttgaagTAGTCACACTTACCACTTTCAAAACTACAAAGTAACAGCAAtcgacagtgtggtactggcataaggacagaccTATAAATGAGTGGAATAGAACTGAGTCTAGAAAGAAACCCATGTGTCTGtggtcagttgatttttgacaagggtgccaagaccattcgatgggaaaaaaatagtcttttcaacaaatagtgctgggataactggatagccacatgtgAAAGAATGAGGTTGGAACCTTAccttacatcatatacaaaaattaattcaaaatggatcaaagacctaaatgtaagagctaaaactataaaactcctagaaggaaacaaagAGAGCTTCATggcattggatttggcaatgattttttggccatgacaccaaaagcataggcaGCAGAAGATAAATTGGATATCATCAAAATcaaaaacttctgtgcatcaaaagacactattaacagagtgaaaaggcatcccctagaatgggagaaaatatttgcaaatcacatgtcTGATAGGGGATTAataaccagaatatataaagaattcctcaacaacatttttaaatgagaaaatgacatgaatagacatttttctaaagaagatagACAGGTGGCCAATGAGCAcgcgaaaagatgctcaatcattagggaaatgcaaatcaaaactacagtgagataccacttcttaCCCATCAGGCTGACTCATGAGAAATGataacaaacacagaaaacagcaATTGCTTTAggggatgtggaaaaattggaaccccTGTGGACTGTGGGTAAGtatgtaaaatagtgcagctgCTGTGAAAACAGCACGATGGTTCCTCAaagaattaaacacagaattaccatgtgatccagcacttccccttctgggaatatACTCAGAAGAATTGCAAACAGGGACTCAATCATGTGTCTGTACACCCaggttcatagcagtgttattcacaataaccaaaaggtgAAAACAATACTAATGTCtgtcaatagatgactggataaacaaaatgtggtctatacatacagTGGTGTATTATACAGCCTTAAAAGGAAGGAATTTCTGACtatatgctacaacatgcatGAATCTTAGagacattctgctaagtgaaataaaacagacaCGAGAGGACAAATATAGTATGATTTGCCTTATGTTAggcacctagaatagtcaaattcataaagacagaaaatagagtggtggttgccaggggctgcggGGAGGAAGAATGGGGAGTCATTGTTTAATGagtgcagagtttcagtttggaaagatgaaaagagttctggagatggatggtggtgatggttgcagaacAATGTGAATGTAATAAACGCTAATGAAGTGAATAcctaaaaatggctaaaatggtaaatcttatgtatattttactgtaATAAAAAATGGATCGAAGACCTAAATGAGAGAACTAACATTATTaaactattagaagaaaacataaggggtAAATCTTTACGACCTTAGATTTGACAATGGCTTTAAAAGGGAGTGAGATTATCTGTCTGCAGTTTTAGTGGATTGCCTGTGATCTGTCACACTCTGGTTTAATGCTTATTCAATAACAAAAGTATTTGCTTTCTCTACTACTTTTGTGGAGAGCAATTCTGAATTGGAGaaaattttggttttttaacAGTTCTCATCCTGCTCCAGGATGGGGTGCGCCCCACTCCAGGCTCAAGCTGATTCTAGGTGCTCTTCCACATTCAGCTTTCTCTTCCTTCACCAGAGTCTGAGGACCATGCTACTCTGAACCTAACTTCCCTCCACCTGCCAGCTTGGGCCAGCTCCCAGCATGGCGTCCCTTAGGCAACCTGTCCCTTTAAGAGCCCCCCCTCCCCATCACCAGCTCCTCCCTCAGGCCCAGCTGCCGGATTTCCCCATCTAGGCCCAGCGCTTTAAAGCCACGGCTCCATCTTTCTTGCTGGCTGTGCACTGAGGCTGGGGTCGCTGGGGGAGCCCTGGGTGCCAGGCAGAGGCACAAGTGAGCTGTGACAGGTGCATGTGGGGCAGGGAACCACTGCCTGGGGCTCCGGGGGGACACGATGCTGGGACAGGGTAGATCCTGGACCAAGCAGAGCCGCTCAGGAGTGGGCAAGACATGTCATCCAGTTAAGcagctgctgtgtgccaggctctgtgccacGCCCTTCCTGCTCCTCCTGAGGGATATtctgattcccattttacaaacggGGGAAGGGAACGGAGCTCAGAGCAGCTAGCTGAGCTACCCAGGGCCAGACAGCtaacaagtggcagagccaggatccaaactcAGGTCAGTGTGACCCCAAAGCCCCTCCTCCAAATAACCTGCCTGACAGGGGTCCTGGCTTCTTCCTGAACTTCCTTTTTAACTTGGTTTTCCTGTATGCAGCAGAGTGTAGGGGGAGAAATGGGTTATCCCCTTCTCCGCCCAATACCAGTCCTGGgggcccttcctcctcccaggagcTGCTCAGAGATGCTGCTGtcgctgctgctgctcctcctcctcctcctcctgctgctgctgccaccactgGCCGTGCTCCGGTGGCCACAGTCTCAGAATGCCAGGCTGTCCTGGCTTGTCAGCCTCCAGCACCGTGTGGCCCAGGGGGCCCTGCACTGGGCCGCCGCCTGGCAGCAGAAGAGACTAGAGCAGAGCACACAGAGAGCAGGCCAGAGCCAGCAGCAGGCCCTGAGGTGGTGTCTGCAGGGAGCCCAGGGTCCCCGCTGGCCCCTCAGCAGGAGCACAGGTGTGTTTCCCAGGGTCTGGGGAGGTGGCCCAAAGAGAAAGAAACCCCACAGGACAGTCAGATTCCAAAACCCGAAgacctcccttcccccttctaCTGCCAACACAGAGAGGCCCGACCCAGAGACCCTACCCCGGCCCTGGATTGTTCAAGATGAACTTTCCCAGCCTGGGCCCTGAGAGTCCCTCTTCCGCCTGGCCTGTTCTGGGTTTCTTCCTCAAGGGTCTCACCAGTATTGCCTGAAACTCTGGGGAAACCCTGTGGCTTCCTGAGGATTTTATAATGTCTTTGGGGCTACAGATATGAGCACCTTCCGGAATCATCTTCCTCTGACCAAGGCCAGCCAGGTCCAGGAGGAAGAAAGTGGGGGGCAGCTCTTGCCCCCTACCCCAAACCAGTACCATGGGGTCTCTTTGCAGGTAAACTGGGAAGGCTGGAGCTCAGCCCCATTAGAGACCCCTAATTACAAACCCTCCTATCAGggtggtgggaaaaaaaagactggggGCTCAGAGTCTGGCTCAGGCCCAGGCCAACGCTGTCTCTTGTCTCCCTCCAGGCCACCTTGCTGGGTCTGGCGGCCTTAAACAACGCCTACCCGAAAGTGCTGGCTCCGGGGGGCAGGGCCCTCGTGACCCCTTCCTCCCCTTGGCTCTACCCACTCCCCTGGCCTTGGCAGTTCCTGGGCCTGGTGAGTCCCCCTGGAGCCAAGGACGCTAGGGCCCTGCTGCTGGAGGCGCTGAGGTTCCCAGGGCTGCAGGCACTGGAAGCCAGGACAGCTGTCGAGCTCCTGGACGTCTTCTTAGGCCTGGAGGCCGATGGTGAAGAGCTGGCTGAGGCAATAGCTACTGGGAACCCAGGAGCGCCTCTCCCCACACGGGCTGCTGAACTGCAGGAGGCTCTGGAGCAGGGACCCCGAGGACTGGCCCGTCGGCTCTGGCCAAATCTGCAGGTGGTGGTGACTCTGGACGCCGGAGGCCAGGCCGAGGCTGTGGCTGCCCTGGGGGCCTTGTGGTGCCAAGGGCTAGCCTTCTTCTCGCCTGCTTACGCTGCCTCTGGAGGTCAGCAAAACTCAAGGGTAGGGAGGTaagggaagggggcagaggtcacacagctagctgaCATGTAGTGAGCCCTATACAGTCAACTCTTTTAATCCTCCACAACACCCTGTGTATCCTCCCCAACACCagcagctccattttacagatgaaaaaactaaggCTCATAGAGGTTAGGAGACTTACACAATTTACACCACACCAACATTTACCCCCACATCTGTCTGCTGCAGAACCCCTGCCTCTACCTAATTAGGAACTTAAAGGCAGTGGGCTGAGCCTGGGGGAGTCAGGAAGGTGGAAGGGCAGCAGTGACATCAGATGCTCAGAGGATTGGGGCCTGAGGTCCAGGGTAAGGGGCCTAGCAATGGCACCACCAGACAAAGAGGCTGCTTGCTCCCCACAGGGGTAGTGGGCCTGAGTCTATGGCCAGACCAGCCCCGTGGGCTCTACCTTCTGCTCCCGGAAGCCCCTTTTATTGAGCTGCTGCCACTCAAGGAAGGAGACTGGGAAGAGGCTGCCCCCACCGTCCTGCtggctgaggcccagaaaggcgAGAAATACGAGCTGGTGCTGACCGACCACGCCAGCCTCACCAGGTGATCACCTGCCCACCCACCTCCGGCCACCTCAGGCCTTCTGGAACCCCGTTGAGGGCCAGGGGCCTGAGCTAATGGGCCCCTGGGCCTGACCTCACTCCCACGTCCACTCCATCAGGTGCCGCCTGGGCGACGTGGTCCAGGTGGTTGGTGCCTACAATCAGTGTCCAGTCGTCAGGTTCATCTATAGGTAAGTGGCCCCCCTGTTGCTGAGGGGACATCCCTGTGCCCTGGGTTCCTCTGCCTCCAGTTTCCTCCTCCCTAGGCTGGGCCAGACCCTGAGTGTTCGAGGAGAGAACACTGGTGAGGACGTGTTCTCTGAGGCCCTGGACCAGGCGGTGAGGCAGTGGCCGGGGGCCAAGCTGTTGGACCATGGCTGTGTGGAAAGCAGCATTCTGGGTAATTCTTCTCCATTGGCGCCTGCCTCCCTCTTTGGGCTGACCATCCCCCAATCCATACCCATCCTGCTCGGAGACCTCTAGGAAGGAGGAAAGACTcagcctcctttgctgctcctaACAAAACTCCTTCCCCATATCTAACTCCGTTCCCTTCTGCTGCAGTCTCTACCCATCTCCTCTCCATTTACCCCTCTCCCAGCCAAGAAACTCCTCCCCTATCCCCCTCCATGAACCTCAGAGTGAGGAAGAACAGGTGTTGGCTATGGAAGCCGCCTCATTCACAAAAGCGTGAGTCTGCGGTGGGGGGCTTTGTCTGCAGATTCCTCAGAGGGCTCTGCCCCCCACTATGAGGTGTTTGTGGCACTGAAGGGGCTGAGGAACTTGTCAGAGGAAAATCGAGACAAGGTAATAGAGGGAGGGACAGCATATGACTGTATGTGCCCTTCACTCTGCATGCCCCCAGGTGtcgtgggcagagggagggatgggggaggagagaggggagaagaaCCTCCCTGAGGCACTGGGAAGGGAGGGATGAGtcccacagacacacacgtgtacacaggAAACTCCTACCCACCCAAACCCTGGGCACTACCATAAGCATCTCACCCACAcgccccccagccccacaccaGCCTCACTCAGGCTCTTCTGTTCCCAGCTTGACCACTGCCTTCAGGAAACCTCTGCTGGCTACAAGTCCCTGCGGTTCCGGGGCAGTGTGGGCCCTGCCCAAGTCCACCTGGTAGGGCAGGGGGCCTTCAGAGCTCTTCGGGCAGCCCTTGCTGCCTGCCCCTCGTCCCCTTTCCCTCCTGAGATGCCCCGGGTCCTCCGGCACAGGCACCTGgcccagctcctgcagaagagaGTGGTGTCCTGAGCTGAGGCCTGCCCACCGCCCCATCCCACTTGTGTGCTGCCTCGCTCTTTCCTGTGGGTCCTCTGTGAATGGGGAGCCCTTGGCCAGAGTCTTTGACTGTCACCTGTCAGTAGCTCATCAGAGCTGCTGGGCCTTAGGGAGGCCTGACCTCGTCTGCCAGTTCTGAGGAGTTGACTTCAAGGATAGAACAGATCCCAGCAGTTCCCTGCCTGGAGCCCACGGGCCCACCCTGGAGGACACTGGAATTCCAATACACACTGATGGTGCCTGTGTCTCTCAGCCCATGCACTGGGCAGGCTGGAAGTATTGGGAGTTAATGCTCCCAGGAGTGAGCCTCAGTCAGCAAGGAACAGGAGTTGGTGAACACAGATCTCAGCTTCATTGTCCCTCAGTGGGACAATTCTGAAGTTATTCTGTACCATCTGTTTCGGAGAGTCCCCACCAGTTGCCCACAGAGGTAACCCTCTCATTAACACAGTTCTTACTGGTTTTCCT
This portion of the Vicugna pacos chromosome 16, VicPac4, whole genome shotgun sequence genome encodes:
- the GHDC gene encoding GH3 domain-containing protein isoform X1, whose product is MGYPLLRPIPVLGALPPPRSCSEMLLSLLLLLLLLLLLLLPPLAVLRWPQSQNARLSWLVSLQHRVAQGALHWAAAWQQKRLEQSTQRAGQSQQQALRWCLQGAQGPRWPLSRSTDMSTFRNHLPLTKASQVQEEESGGQLLPPTPNQYHGVSLQATLLGLAALNNAYPKVLAPGGRALVTPSSPWLYPLPWPWQFLGLVSPPGAKDARALLLEALRFPGLQALEARTAVELLDVFLGLEADGEELAEAIATGNPGAPLPTRAAELQEALEQGPRGLARRLWPNLQVVVTLDAGGQAEAVAALGALWCQGLAFFSPAYAASGGVVGLSLWPDQPRGLYLLLPEAPFIELLPLKEGDWEEAAPTVLLAEAQKGEKYELVLTDHASLTRCRLGDVVQVVGAYNQCPVVRFIYRLGQTLSVRGENTGEDVFSEALDQAVRQWPGAKLLDHGCVESSILDSSEGSAPHYEVFVALKGLRNLSEENRDKLDHCLQETSAGYKSLRFRGSVGPAQVHLVGQGAFRALRAALAACPSSPFPPEMPRVLRHRHLAQLLQKRVVS
- the GHDC gene encoding GH3 domain-containing protein isoform X2 translates to MLLSLLLLLLLLLLLLLPPLAVLRWPQSQNARLSWLVSLQHRVAQGALHWAAAWQQKRLEQSTQRAGQSQQQALRWCLQGAQGPRWPLSRSTDMSTFRNHLPLTKASQVQEEESGGQLLPPTPNQYHGVSLQATLLGLAALNNAYPKVLAPGGRALVTPSSPWLYPLPWPWQFLGLVSPPGAKDARALLLEALRFPGLQALEARTAVELLDVFLGLEADGEELAEAIATGNPGAPLPTRAAELQEALEQGPRGLARRLWPNLQVVVTLDAGGQAEAVAALGALWCQGLAFFSPAYAASGGVVGLSLWPDQPRGLYLLLPEAPFIELLPLKEGDWEEAAPTVLLAEAQKGEKYELVLTDHASLTRCRLGDVVQVVGAYNQCPVVRFIYRLGQTLSVRGENTGEDVFSEALDQAVRQWPGAKLLDHGCVESSILDSSEGSAPHYEVFVALKGLRNLSEENRDKLDHCLQETSAGYKSLRFRGSVGPAQVHLVGQGAFRALRAALAACPSSPFPPEMPRVLRHRHLAQLLQKRVVS